The Sorangiineae bacterium MSr11367 genome window below encodes:
- a CDS encoding outer membrane protein assembly factor, with protein sequence MAAVFLASSAARAEDAPAPEGKLSVVPFVVPAYTPETSVLLGGAAVGVYRYPPEAGRRESQIMLTAAVSVKGQVAVQLVPDVYLWNDRVQLGAQLGASRFPNVFYGVGSRTNEADDEDFTPVTFEFGISPKLRLLKGMYLGPDVRFSYTNITETEAGGMLERGIIPGSTGGRSFRIGLAGFYDTRDSTIYPLDGHIVRVFARMGLESLGSEFEYNVLSIDARKYISLPWADRHVLALQVLAEIRDGAPPFYDLGLMGGDSIMRGYFRGRYRERNYLAAQIEYRLPLFWRFGAVGFASLGQVTNTLSDAGDSPVRFAGGGGLRFAPLADVPVNLRLDIAYGDELRFYINVGESF encoded by the coding sequence ATGGCCGCTGTTTTTTTGGCCTCCTCGGCGGCAAGGGCCGAGGACGCACCGGCACCGGAGGGCAAGCTCTCGGTGGTGCCGTTCGTGGTGCCCGCCTACACGCCCGAGACGAGTGTCCTCCTCGGCGGCGCCGCCGTCGGCGTTTATCGCTACCCACCCGAGGCGGGCCGGCGCGAATCGCAGATCATGCTCACGGCCGCCGTCAGCGTAAAAGGGCAAGTGGCCGTGCAGCTCGTTCCAGACGTGTACCTCTGGAACGACCGCGTGCAGCTCGGGGCCCAGCTTGGAGCCTCGCGCTTTCCAAACGTCTTTTATGGCGTGGGCAGCCGCACGAACGAGGCGGACGACGAAGACTTCACACCGGTGACCTTCGAATTCGGCATCAGCCCCAAACTGCGCCTTCTCAAAGGCATGTACCTCGGCCCCGATGTTCGATTCTCCTACACCAACATCACCGAGACCGAAGCCGGGGGCATGCTGGAACGAGGCATCATCCCGGGTTCTACCGGCGGACGTAGCTTCAGGATCGGGCTCGCGGGCTTTTACGACACACGCGACAGCACCATTTACCCGCTCGATGGGCACATCGTCCGCGTCTTCGCGCGCATGGGCCTGGAGTCGTTGGGCTCGGAGTTCGAATACAACGTGCTCAGCATCGATGCGCGAAAGTACATTTCGCTTCCCTGGGCGGATCGCCACGTGCTCGCCCTGCAAGTCCTCGCAGAGATCCGCGATGGTGCGCCACCGTTCTACGATCTGGGGCTCATGGGCGGAGATTCGATCATGCGCGGATATTTTCGAGGGCGCTATCGGGAGCGAAATTACCTCGCCGCGCAGATCGAATACCGCTTGCCGCTGTTTTGGCGCTTTGGCGCCGTGGGCTTCGCTTCGCTGGGGCAGGTGACGAATACCCTGAGCGACGCGGGCGATTCCCCGGTGAGGTTCGCCGGCGGCGGTGGACTCCGCTTCGCCCCGCTCGCCGATGTCCCCGTCAACTTGCGGCTCGACATTGCCTACGGCGACGAATTGCGCTTTTACATCAACGTCGGCGAATCTTTTTGA
- a CDS encoding MerR family transcriptional regulator yields MAKERLTIGELGRRTGMPVKTLRFYSDEGLLPPAERSRSGYRLYGEEALVRLDLVRTLRDAGLGLDSIKKVLQREASLADALRLRLAAVEAHIASLQRIGSALRAALRSEPTADDVRRICAVTRLSTEQRKAVIEGFFETAFQGADVDEAFKRQVLESTVPDLPEDPTPEQHDAWIELSELLAEPTFVANLQKQAKNALNKSEMAAMQRACEAIADGVRDAVVRGIAPDSADARAVVERYAATLAEARGVPLDDALRHDVYDRFHSDPRVERYWALIVIMNDTPEMRRQFAEGKWTSDAVLHHFHP; encoded by the coding sequence ATGGCAAAAGAGCGGTTGACCATCGGCGAACTCGGACGTCGCACCGGCATGCCGGTGAAGACGCTGCGGTTCTACTCCGACGAGGGACTTCTTCCCCCGGCGGAGCGATCGCGAAGCGGCTATCGCTTGTACGGCGAAGAGGCACTCGTGCGCCTCGACCTCGTGCGAACGTTGCGCGACGCGGGCCTCGGTCTCGATTCCATCAAGAAAGTGCTGCAACGCGAGGCGTCGCTCGCGGATGCACTCCGGCTCCGGCTCGCCGCCGTGGAAGCGCACATCGCTTCCCTGCAGCGCATCGGGTCCGCGTTGCGTGCGGCCCTCCGCTCCGAGCCCACCGCCGACGACGTAAGGAGGATATGCGCCGTGACCCGACTGTCTACCGAACAACGAAAAGCCGTCATTGAAGGATTCTTCGAAACCGCATTCCAGGGTGCGGATGTGGACGAGGCCTTCAAGCGCCAGGTGCTCGAAAGCACCGTGCCCGATCTGCCCGAAGACCCGACACCCGAGCAGCACGACGCGTGGATCGAGCTTTCCGAGTTGCTCGCCGAGCCAACGTTCGTGGCGAATCTGCAAAAACAAGCCAAGAATGCATTGAACAAGTCCGAAATGGCGGCCATGCAACGCGCATGCGAAGCCATCGCAGACGGTGTGCGCGACGCCGTGGTGCGCGGCATCGCGCCCGATTCGGCCGATGCCCGAGCCGTGGTGGAGAGGTATGCGGCCACCCTGGCCGAAGCGCGCGGCGTTCCCCTCGACGATGCGTTGCGGCACGATGTGTACGATCGCTTCCATTCCGATCCGCGTGTGGAACGGTACTGGGCGCTCATCGTGATCATGAATGACACGCCCGAGATGCGACGCCAATTCGCAGAGGGCAAGTGGACGAGCGACGCCGTGCTGCATCACTTCCATCCATGA
- a CDS encoding NAD(P)H-dependent oxidoreductase, whose product MSTGDSLSRPGLDAIFGCMNDTLRNDETPLKLVVVLGSVRQGRFGPVITRWFLDEVRKHGRFDIDLLDLAETPLPLALPPGSTELQNVQGRPADMIALAARLDAADAFVLVTPEYNHSFPASLKHLIDWHYTQWKAKPVSFVCYGGLGGGLRAVEQLRLVLAEMHAVGLRDVVSFDRHWEHFDEGGQLRNPEGACDAAKTLLDRLTWWGTTLREARHTRPYDSAA is encoded by the coding sequence ATGTCCACCGGCGATTCGTTGTCTCGCCCCGGCCTGGACGCCATCTTCGGATGCATGAACGATACGTTGCGAAACGATGAAACGCCCCTCAAGCTGGTCGTCGTCCTAGGGAGTGTCCGGCAGGGCCGCTTCGGCCCGGTCATCACGCGGTGGTTTCTCGACGAGGTGCGCAAGCATGGCCGCTTCGACATCGACCTTCTCGACTTGGCCGAAACGCCATTGCCCTTGGCGCTGCCGCCCGGTTCGACGGAGCTGCAGAACGTCCAGGGGCGCCCGGCCGACATGATCGCCCTCGCCGCGCGATTGGATGCGGCGGACGCGTTCGTGCTGGTGACGCCCGAGTACAATCACAGCTTTCCCGCGTCCCTCAAGCACCTCATCGACTGGCACTACACGCAATGGAAGGCCAAGCCGGTTTCCTTCGTATGCTACGGCGGCTTGGGCGGTGGGCTGCGCGCGGTCGAACAACTGCGGCTCGTGCTCGCCGAGATGCATGCCGTCGGCCTGCGCGACGTCGTCAGCTTCGACCGGCATTGGGAACATTTCGACGAGGGCGGTCAGCTCCGCAACCCGGAGGGAGCCTGCGACGCCGCAAAAACGCTGCTCGATCGTCTGACATGGTGGGGCACCACCCTGCGGGAAGCGCGGCACACGCGCCCCTACGATTCGGCCGCGTAA
- a CDS encoding glutathione S-transferase family protein, with amino-acid sequence MALTVYLHPLASFCQKVLIALYENEIPFESRTVDLMDQADAAHYKNMWPVGKMPLLRDDARDRTVPETSIIIEYLARHYPGRTPLLPADPDLALQTRLWDRFYDLYVQDPMQKIVVDRIRPPGTSDAHGVAEAKGKLQIAYGMIEEQMATRTWAIGEDFTMADCAAAPALFYAELVAPFGDAHPKTAAYLERLRKRPSFARVVEEAKPYFHMFPRG; translated from the coding sequence ATGGCCCTGACCGTGTACCTGCACCCGCTGGCGTCTTTTTGCCAAAAGGTGCTCATTGCGCTTTACGAAAACGAAATACCGTTCGAATCCCGGACCGTGGATCTCATGGACCAGGCCGATGCTGCGCATTACAAGAACATGTGGCCCGTAGGAAAGATGCCGCTCTTGCGCGACGACGCACGGGATCGCACCGTTCCCGAGACGAGCATCATCATCGAGTACTTGGCTCGGCACTACCCCGGGCGAACACCGCTCCTCCCGGCCGACCCGGATTTGGCATTGCAAACGCGCCTCTGGGATCGCTTCTACGATTTGTACGTGCAGGACCCGATGCAAAAAATCGTGGTGGACCGCATCCGCCCCCCGGGTACCTCGGACGCACACGGTGTCGCCGAGGCCAAAGGCAAATTGCAAATCGCCTACGGCATGATCGAGGAGCAAATGGCCACCCGAACGTGGGCCATCGGGGAAGACTTCACCATGGCCGATTGCGCGGCGGCCCCGGCGCTCTTCTACGCCGAGTTGGTCGCGCCCTTCGGGGATGCGCACCCAAAGACCGCGGCCTACCTCGAACGCCTTCGCAAGCGTCCTTCGTTCGCGCGGGTCGTCGAGGAGGCGAAGCCGTATTTCCACATGTTTCCGCGAGGGTAA
- a CDS encoding family 43 glycosylhydrolase, which translates to MKRIPSFLVGLALAASTLSTYMVACSARETSPEEGTEDGAAITQRATTFRNPLRNGVADPWMFQRNGYYYLTYTAVDRILLVRAKSVTGLASAQAVTVWQDSTPGRGKNIWAPEFHFSNGRWYVYYTADGEGAVHQMFVLESQGADPMGPYSFKAHLATQNDFSIDGTVLKMPDQKLYFVWSGHLNGPQSLFIASMSNPWTLDSAPVLLSSPTAGWERHGNGGEHPVNEGPEALYSGNRTFLVFSASGCETPDYALGMLEYQGGNVLDPRSWSKTPWPVFARSDAHWVFGPGHNSFFTSPDGKEVWNAYHAVTSSDGTPYGSCGGDRTLRIDKMNFDQNGSPIFGVASATWMDVKLPSGDRGR; encoded by the coding sequence ATGAAACGCATCCCGAGCTTCCTCGTTGGTCTCGCACTCGCGGCGTCGACGCTGAGCACGTACATGGTGGCGTGCAGCGCACGCGAAACCTCGCCGGAAGAGGGCACCGAGGACGGTGCGGCCATCACGCAACGTGCGACCACCTTCCGCAATCCGCTTCGAAACGGTGTGGCCGATCCCTGGATGTTCCAGCGCAATGGCTACTACTACCTGACCTACACCGCCGTGGATCGCATCCTCCTCGTGCGGGCGAAGTCGGTGACCGGCCTGGCCAGCGCGCAAGCGGTGACGGTGTGGCAAGACTCGACGCCCGGGCGCGGCAAGAACATCTGGGCACCGGAGTTCCATTTCTCGAATGGTCGCTGGTACGTCTATTACACCGCGGACGGGGAGGGGGCGGTCCATCAGATGTTCGTCCTGGAGAGCCAGGGGGCGGACCCCATGGGGCCGTATTCGTTCAAAGCGCACCTCGCGACGCAAAACGACTTTTCCATCGATGGCACCGTTCTGAAGATGCCCGACCAAAAGCTGTATTTCGTTTGGTCGGGGCACCTGAATGGCCCGCAAAGCCTTTTCATCGCCTCGATGAGCAATCCATGGACGCTCGACAGCGCCCCCGTGCTCCTATCCAGCCCCACCGCGGGTTGGGAACGCCACGGCAACGGCGGGGAGCACCCTGTCAACGAGGGGCCCGAGGCGCTCTATTCGGGAAATCGGACCTTTCTGGTGTTCTCGGCCAGCGGCTGCGAAACACCGGATTACGCGCTGGGCATGCTGGAATACCAAGGGGGCAACGTGCTCGATCCTCGATCGTGGAGCAAGACGCCGTGGCCGGTTTTCGCGCGGTCCGATGCCCATTGGGTCTTTGGTCCAGGGCACAATAGCTTCTTTACGTCGCCGGACGGCAAAGAGGTTTGGAATGCCTACCATGCCGTGACCAGCTCCGATGGGACGCCTTACGGGAGCTGCGGTGGGGATCGCACACTCCGCATCGACAAGATGAACTTCGACCAAAATGGCAGCCCCATCTTTGGTGTGGCGTCGGCCACGTGGATGGACGTCAAGCTTCCCTCGGGCGACCGCGGTCGGTAA
- a CDS encoding RNA polymerase sigma factor, producing MTIPSTESLSELSSTLKGSWHRFLDEYEPLRPELYRYCRYLTRSPWDAEDLAQDAMARAFATLGRMVEGPPNPRAWLFRVASNLWIDQVRRRRERLGVDVEPATSHEPRAAREAAGTLLVRLSPQERAAVVLKDVFELSLDEIAEALGTTPGTVKSALHRGRGKLVEPEPEAATSQAVPAALDAFCEAFNAHDLDRLTALLLDTTTIEVVGATTEYGAESARARILPGMLFGSRVMANPDPQGPCSPDWSFFRGVRPTLPRAELRMHRGEPLLLSWYEHDDGEAVRAITRLELDGDRVAHIRNYFYTPEFIADVCRELGIPFRSNGYRYWK from the coding sequence ATGACCATCCCGTCCACCGAATCGCTGAGCGAACTCTCCAGCACCCTCAAAGGGTCCTGGCATCGCTTCCTCGATGAGTACGAGCCGCTGCGGCCCGAGCTGTACCGCTACTGCCGCTACCTGACGCGCAGCCCGTGGGATGCCGAGGATCTCGCCCAGGATGCGATGGCACGGGCGTTCGCCACCTTGGGCCGCATGGTGGAGGGCCCGCCGAATCCGCGCGCGTGGTTGTTCCGCGTCGCCTCCAACCTGTGGATCGACCAGGTGCGACGCCGGCGCGAGCGGCTGGGTGTCGACGTCGAGCCGGCGACCTCGCACGAACCGCGCGCCGCACGCGAGGCCGCAGGGACGCTTCTCGTTCGGCTCTCGCCGCAAGAGCGCGCGGCCGTGGTGCTCAAAGACGTCTTCGAATTGAGCCTCGATGAGATCGCCGAGGCGCTGGGCACCACGCCGGGCACCGTCAAAAGCGCGCTCCATCGCGGACGGGGCAAACTCGTCGAACCGGAGCCGGAAGCCGCCACCTCGCAAGCCGTGCCCGCGGCGCTCGATGCCTTTTGCGAAGCCTTCAACGCGCACGATCTCGACCGGCTCACCGCGCTGCTCCTCGACACGACGACCATCGAAGTCGTCGGTGCCACGACGGAGTACGGCGCCGAGTCGGCACGCGCCCGCATCCTCCCGGGCATGCTGTTCGGCAGCCGCGTGATGGCCAACCCGGATCCCCAGGGACCGTGCAGCCCCGACTGGAGCTTCTTCCGAGGCGTGCGCCCCACCCTCCCCCGCGCCGAGCTGCGCATGCACCGCGGCGAGCCGTTGCTCCTCTCGTGGTACGAGCACGACGACGGCGAGGCCGTGCGCGCGATCACCCGCCTCGAGCTCGACGGCGATCGGGTGGCGCATATTCGCAATTACTTCTACACGCCGGAATTCATCGCGGACGTCTGCCGCGAACTCGGCATTCCATTCCGCAGCAACGGCTACCGCTACTGGAAATAG
- a CDS encoding LysR family transcriptional regulator has product MDILSTWVNNRSVQPDLNQMSIFAAVVEAGTFTAAAKALGMPKSTVSKRISELEDRLGCRLLHRTTRRVKLTAVGCSYHAECQRIVADARAADRTVAARDGSLQGIVRVTAPWLLAEIVAPAMHRFLRENENVSLEVWITNRVVDLIEEGVDLAIRPGSLTDSSLVARRLGEVEHCICASPDYLERHRTVTKPSDLRTHACIAFGRMGTKRTWSFERDGKKTLVAVNGRYAVTSGALMHRAALAGLGIASVPKFVVEDDLASGRLVRLLENWTTGRGAVHLVYPSGRHLSPAVRGLLDVLVSTFGNNPPWSPRERNRKTGRREGI; this is encoded by the coding sequence GTGGACATACTGTCTACCTGGGTGAACAATCGAAGCGTGCAGCCGGATTTGAACCAGATGTCCATTTTCGCGGCCGTCGTCGAAGCGGGGACGTTCACCGCGGCGGCCAAAGCGCTGGGGATGCCCAAGTCGACGGTCTCCAAGCGCATCTCCGAGCTGGAAGATCGACTTGGATGCCGGTTGCTCCACCGCACCACGCGCCGGGTGAAGCTCACCGCGGTGGGCTGCTCGTACCATGCCGAGTGCCAGCGCATCGTTGCCGACGCACGCGCCGCGGATCGCACGGTGGCGGCGCGGGATGGATCGCTCCAAGGGATCGTGCGGGTCACCGCCCCTTGGTTGCTCGCCGAGATCGTCGCACCGGCGATGCATCGCTTCCTGCGTGAGAACGAGAACGTCTCGCTCGAGGTGTGGATCACGAACCGGGTCGTCGACCTGATCGAGGAGGGCGTGGACCTGGCCATTCGCCCGGGAAGCCTGACGGATAGCTCCCTGGTGGCCCGCCGCCTCGGCGAGGTCGAGCACTGCATCTGCGCATCGCCCGACTACCTGGAACGCCACCGCACAGTGACCAAGCCTTCGGATCTGCGCACCCATGCATGCATCGCGTTCGGCCGAATGGGAACGAAGCGCACCTGGTCCTTCGAACGCGACGGCAAGAAGACCCTCGTCGCGGTCAACGGTCGCTACGCCGTGACCTCCGGGGCATTGATGCATCGGGCCGCCCTCGCGGGGCTCGGCATCGCCAGCGTCCCCAAGTTCGTCGTGGAGGACGACCTCGCCTCGGGCCGTCTCGTGCGCCTCTTGGAAAACTGGACCACCGGCCGCGGTGCCGTGCACCTTGTCTACCCCAGCGGCCGCCACCTGAGCCCCGCCGTCCGCGGTCTACTGGACGTCCTCGTGTCCACCTTCGGAAACAATCCCCCGTGGTCCCCGAGAGAGAGGAACAGGAAGACGGGAAGACGGGAAGGGATTTGA
- a CDS encoding glycosyl hydrolase family 18 protein has translation MSKFQFSRWAYRLSVAVTLVVTVEGAGCTADDELVLGTTASPVLAAGRLTAALALNGTTGEYTVTNKSTEAVTGWAITFDVPSGVTVTSGEHGTVSQSGTHVTVTPAYYINTLQPGRSTYPYSPTFRLSSSTTPTSCRVDDANCDGSADAPPAAPTNLRATVKTTKTVTLAWSAAQPGSLPITGYDVYRGSTLAASVTETTASLAGLTPNTDYTFTVRAKDRKGTVSPASAPLTVRTNNPADDTQAPTVPGNLRSTAVDAGSVSLAWNASTDNTGVVAYDVYSGSTLAATVTGTSAKVTGLAPSTRYTFTVRARDGYDNASASSAALSVTTSDIVNGYARVGYFVQWGIYGRQYFVRNVDTTGAAAKLTHINYAFGNIDPVNLTCLHGVTKATSPNPQDPNQGDGAGDAEADYSRPFAAAQSVDGVADTGWESLRGNYNQLKKLKAKYPNLKVLISLGGWTYSKYFSDVAATDAARKKFVTSCVDMYIKGNLPVYNGAGGAGTAAGIFDGIDIDWEWPGAEGHAGNHVSPNDKANLALLLAEFRRQLDSLSTQTGKRYQLTAFTPADPAKIAAGWDLPQDAASLDIFNVQGYDFHGAGSDNSWEPNRTGHQGNLYADAEDPYSFHFSVESAINAYTSAGVSPRKLTLGLAFYGRGWQGVTDGGKFGEWQAANGAAPGQFQEEAGTRGYANLIASVPNCTVRHDEASVATSCFTGNGGQWWTFDDAWSIQKKTAWIKSKGLLGAMAWEMSGDTGTLMTAVDTGLK, from the coding sequence GTGTCCAAATTTCAATTCAGTCGATGGGCGTACCGATTGTCGGTCGCGGTGACGCTGGTGGTCACCGTCGAGGGGGCCGGGTGCACGGCCGATGACGAGCTTGTGCTGGGCACGACGGCGTCGCCGGTGCTGGCCGCGGGGCGATTGACCGCGGCCTTGGCGCTGAACGGCACCACCGGCGAATATACGGTGACGAACAAGAGCACCGAGGCGGTGACGGGTTGGGCAATCACCTTCGACGTGCCCTCGGGGGTGACGGTCACCTCGGGCGAGCACGGCACGGTGAGCCAGAGTGGAACCCACGTGACCGTGACCCCGGCGTACTACATCAACACGCTGCAACCGGGGCGTTCCACGTACCCGTACAGCCCGACCTTCCGACTCAGCTCCTCGACGACGCCCACGAGTTGTCGCGTCGACGACGCCAATTGCGACGGTTCGGCGGACGCCCCGCCGGCTGCACCCACGAATCTTCGGGCCACCGTGAAAACGACGAAGACGGTGACCCTGGCGTGGAGCGCCGCACAACCTGGCTCGCTGCCCATCACCGGCTACGACGTGTACCGCGGCAGCACGCTCGCCGCGTCGGTGACCGAAACGACGGCCAGCCTCGCCGGGCTCACGCCGAATACCGATTACACGTTCACGGTGCGCGCGAAAGACCGCAAAGGCACCGTCTCACCGGCGAGTGCGCCGCTCACGGTGCGCACGAACAACCCGGCCGATGACACGCAGGCGCCCACCGTACCGGGCAACCTGCGCAGCACCGCCGTCGATGCCGGCAGCGTCTCGCTCGCATGGAATGCCTCGACGGACAACACGGGCGTCGTGGCCTACGACGTGTACTCCGGCAGCACCCTGGCCGCCACGGTGACGGGGACGTCGGCCAAAGTCACCGGGCTCGCCCCCTCCACGCGGTACACCTTCACCGTTCGCGCGCGCGACGGCTACGACAACGCCTCCGCCTCGAGCGCCGCCTTGAGCGTCACCACCAGCGATATCGTCAACGGCTATGCGAGGGTGGGCTATTTCGTCCAATGGGGCATTTACGGACGGCAATATTTCGTTCGCAATGTGGACACCACCGGCGCGGCCGCCAAGCTGACGCACATCAACTATGCATTCGGCAACATCGACCCCGTCAATTTGACGTGCCTTCACGGGGTGACCAAGGCCACCTCGCCGAATCCGCAAGATCCGAATCAAGGCGATGGGGCGGGCGACGCCGAGGCCGATTACAGCCGGCCGTTCGCTGCCGCACAATCCGTGGATGGCGTGGCCGATACGGGGTGGGAGAGCCTGCGGGGCAACTACAACCAACTGAAGAAGCTGAAGGCCAAATACCCCAACTTGAAGGTGCTCATTTCGCTCGGTGGGTGGACGTATTCGAAATACTTCTCCGACGTGGCCGCCACCGACGCGGCGCGGAAGAAGTTCGTCACCTCGTGCGTGGACATGTACATCAAGGGCAATCTTCCCGTGTACAACGGCGCCGGCGGGGCGGGCACGGCGGCGGGCATCTTCGACGGCATCGACATCGATTGGGAGTGGCCCGGCGCGGAAGGGCATGCGGGCAACCACGTGAGCCCGAACGACAAGGCGAACCTCGCACTGCTTCTCGCCGAGTTCCGCCGGCAGCTCGATTCCCTGAGCACGCAAACCGGAAAGCGTTACCAGCTCACCGCGTTCACGCCCGCCGATCCGGCGAAGATTGCCGCGGGGTGGGACCTGCCACAGGATGCGGCGTCGCTCGACATCTTTAATGTGCAAGGGTACGACTTCCACGGAGCGGGCAGCGACAATTCGTGGGAGCCCAATCGCACCGGGCACCAGGGCAACCTCTATGCGGATGCCGAAGATCCGTATTCGTTCCACTTCAGCGTGGAGAGTGCCATCAATGCGTACACGTCCGCCGGGGTGAGCCCGCGCAAGCTCACCCTGGGGTTGGCCTTCTACGGGCGCGGATGGCAAGGCGTCACCGATGGCGGCAAATTCGGTGAATGGCAAGCGGCCAACGGCGCTGCACCGGGGCAATTCCAAGAGGAAGCGGGAACGCGCGGATATGCGAATTTGATCGCGAGCGTGCCCAATTGCACCGTGCGCCACGACGAAGCCTCGGTGGCCACCTCGTGCTTCACCGGCAACGGCGGCCAATGGTGGACGTTCGACGATGCGTGGTCGATCCAGAAGAAGACGGCATGGATCAAGAGCAAAGGCCTGCTCGGCGCCATGGCCTGGGAAATGTCGGGCGACACCGGCACCTTGATGACCGCCGTGGATACCGGACTCAAATGA
- a CDS encoding MBL fold metallo-hydrolase, with the protein MTRRHLLQGMLSCAALSGCRAPNPEPRAATALPKQGMHVVTLGTKGGPTVRVDRIQPCNLLLVDGQPYVIDCGLGVTRQLVRAGVALADCRSVFITHQHSDHNLEFGNLALSAWNANLAEPMTFYGPPPMDAMLRSYLETNAFDIETRIADQGLPDIRRLVAAREISEPGRVLEDGRVRVSAARVNHPPIAQSYALRFDTRYGSVVFSGDTTPSDALVQLARGADWLVHEVLHLPSLDALVAAGRTEPKLRAHLLASHTTNEQVGKVAADAGVKHLVLSHLVSFGTVTDEQWLASCRGPFQGPMFVAHDGQMII; encoded by the coding sequence TTGACCCGACGCCATCTCTTGCAAGGCATGCTGTCGTGCGCGGCCCTTTCCGGGTGCCGCGCGCCCAATCCCGAGCCGCGCGCGGCGACGGCACTTCCCAAACAGGGCATGCACGTGGTGACCCTGGGCACCAAAGGCGGGCCGACGGTGCGGGTGGATCGCATCCAGCCGTGCAACCTGCTGCTGGTCGATGGGCAGCCTTACGTGATCGACTGCGGCCTCGGCGTGACCCGGCAACTCGTGAGGGCCGGGGTGGCCCTCGCGGATTGCCGGTCGGTGTTCATCACGCACCAGCACTCCGATCACAACTTGGAATTCGGCAACCTGGCCCTCTCCGCCTGGAATGCGAACCTCGCGGAGCCGATGACCTTCTACGGGCCGCCGCCCATGGACGCGATGCTGCGCTCGTACCTGGAGACGAACGCCTTCGACATCGAGACGCGCATCGCGGACCAAGGCCTGCCGGACATTCGGCGGCTCGTGGCCGCGCGGGAGATCTCGGAGCCGGGGCGCGTCCTCGAGGACGGGCGCGTTCGCGTTTCGGCCGCACGGGTGAACCATCCGCCCATCGCGCAGAGCTACGCGTTGCGCTTCGATACGCGGTACGGCTCCGTGGTCTTCTCCGGCGACACGACGCCGTCGGACGCACTCGTGCAGCTTGCGCGCGGGGCGGATTGGCTGGTGCACGAGGTGTTGCACCTTCCTTCGCTGGATGCGCTGGTCGCGGCGGGCCGCACCGAGCCAAAGCTGCGCGCGCATTTGCTCGCGTCGCACACCACGAACGAGCAAGTCGGCAAAGTGGCCGCAGATGCAGGGGTGAAGCACCTGGTGCTCTCGCACCTCGTGTCGTTCGGAACCGTCACCGACGAACAATGGCTGGCATCGTGCAGGGGCCCTTTCCAGGGCCCCATGTTCGTCGCGCACGATGGTCAGATGATCATTTGA